From Carettochelys insculpta isolate YL-2023 chromosome 3, ASM3395843v1, whole genome shotgun sequence, a single genomic window includes:
- the GTF3C6 gene encoding general transcription factor 3C polypeptide 6 isoform X2, protein MAELGGELAEEVEEQLVMVELSGIIDSDFLEKCENKCKILGIDTERPILQVDRYVFAGEYEDALGSCVVFEENAEQDAEGNQKLQLKYKCHTTKKLNMTRTLLTEKKEGEKSVGGVEWLQIKDKDFSYSRPNMICNFLHQKEDSEEVAQAPNKLVDESVGEVSDKENSDLSYKLEKQPSMEMDDSIPLLDSPASEAENFPSGSAQDITLDVAPR, encoded by the exons ATGGCGGAGCTGGGAGGTGAGCTAGcggaggaggtggag gagcaactggtcatggtgGAATTATCAGGAATTATTGATTCAGACTTCCTagaaaaatgtgaaaacaaaTGCAAGATTTTG GGGATAGACACAGAGAGGCCTATTTTGCAAGTGGACAGGTACGTCTTTGCTGGGGAGTATGAAG ATGCCCTTGGAAGCTGTGTGGTGTTTGAAGAAAATGCAGAGCAGG atGCAGAAGGAAACCAAAAACTACAGCTGAAATACAAGTGCCACACAACAAAGAAACTGAATATGACACGGACACTTCTGACCgaaaagaaggaaggagaaaagagtgtAG GTGGTGTGGAGTGGTTGCAGATCAAAGACAAAGATTTCTCATACAGCAGACCTAATATGATTTGTAATTTTCTGCACCAAAAGGAAGATTCTGAGGAAGTTGCTCAGGCCCCGAACAAACTGGTAGATGAGTCGGTGGGAGAAGTCAGTGACAAAGAGAACTCTGACCTGAGTTACAAACTGGAGAAGCAGCCTAGCATGGAAATGGATGACTCTATCCCTCTCCTTGATAGCCCTGCCTCTGAAGCAGAGAACTTTCCTTCAGGAAGTGCCCAGGACATTACTTTAGATGTTGCTCCTAGGTGA
- the GTF3C6 gene encoding general transcription factor 3C polypeptide 6 isoform X1, with protein sequence MAELGVGPLKLCHPPWITVLHWRWSWEQLVMVELSGIIDSDFLEKCENKCKILGIDTERPILQVDRYVFAGEYEDALGSCVVFEENAEQDAEGNQKLQLKYKCHTTKKLNMTRTLLTEKKEGEKSVGGVEWLQIKDKDFSYSRPNMICNFLHQKEDSEEVAQAPNKLVDESVGEVSDKENSDLSYKLEKQPSMEMDDSIPLLDSPASEAENFPSGSAQDITLDVAPR encoded by the exons ATGGCGGAGCTGGGAG tgggacctctgaAACTCTGCCACCCCCCATGGATTACTGTTCTACACTggagatggtcttgg gagcaactggtcatggtgGAATTATCAGGAATTATTGATTCAGACTTCCTagaaaaatgtgaaaacaaaTGCAAGATTTTG GGGATAGACACAGAGAGGCCTATTTTGCAAGTGGACAGGTACGTCTTTGCTGGGGAGTATGAAG ATGCCCTTGGAAGCTGTGTGGTGTTTGAAGAAAATGCAGAGCAGG atGCAGAAGGAAACCAAAAACTACAGCTGAAATACAAGTGCCACACAACAAAGAAACTGAATATGACACGGACACTTCTGACCgaaaagaaggaaggagaaaagagtgtAG GTGGTGTGGAGTGGTTGCAGATCAAAGACAAAGATTTCTCATACAGCAGACCTAATATGATTTGTAATTTTCTGCACCAAAAGGAAGATTCTGAGGAAGTTGCTCAGGCCCCGAACAAACTGGTAGATGAGTCGGTGGGAGAAGTCAGTGACAAAGAGAACTCTGACCTGAGTTACAAACTGGAGAAGCAGCCTAGCATGGAAATGGATGACTCTATCCCTCTCCTTGATAGCCCTGCCTCTGAAGCAGAGAACTTTCCTTCAGGAAGTGCCCAGGACATTACTTTAGATGTTGCTCCTAGGTGA